Proteins encoded together in one Microbacterium oxydans window:
- a CDS encoding YchJ family protein, whose translation MAQDDVVIEDAARCPCSSGDVFGDCCGPLLQGAPAPTAERLMRSRYTAFALEDADYLRRTWHATTRPATVEVEPELQWRRLLIIDRVAGGPFDREGVVEFEAFWRQGADRGSLHERSRFVREERQWYYVDGDVT comes from the coding sequence ATGGCGCAAGATGACGTCGTGATCGAGGACGCGGCGCGGTGCCCCTGCTCGTCGGGTGATGTGTTCGGCGACTGCTGCGGTCCGCTGCTCCAGGGGGCGCCGGCTCCGACCGCCGAGCGACTGATGCGCTCCCGCTACACGGCGTTCGCGCTCGAGGACGCCGATTATCTCCGGCGCACGTGGCACGCGACGACCCGTCCCGCGACGGTCGAGGTCGAACCGGAGCTGCAGTGGCGACGGCTGCTCATCATCGACCGGGTGGCCGGTGGCCCCTTCGACCGTGAGGGCGTCGTGGAGTTCGAGGCGTTCTGGCGCCAGGGTGCGGACCGCGGCTCGCTGCACGAGCGCAGCCGCTTCGTCCGTGAGGAGCGTCAGTGGTACTACGTCGACGGCGATGTGACCTGA
- a CDS encoding L-lactate dehydrogenase, with protein MEIIENSKLTVVGAGSVGSSVAYAALIRGSARHVALYDIATEKVEAEVLDLAHGTQFTGSSDIIGGSDISVAAGSHVVVITAGAKQKPGQTRIELAEVNAGIIRRMMPDLLAVAPNAVYVIVTNPCDVLTVIAQEETGLPPERIFASGTVLDTSRLRWKLGQRAGVSTASVHAHIIGEHGDTEFPLWSRATIGTVPILEWETPDHPRFTMEELQEIAVDVRDAAYKVILGKGATNYAIGLSSARIVEAILRDEHAVMPVSTVLRDFHGLDGVALSVPSIVSAKGAVPIRNTSFSDHELGLLRQSADALQAAAADLRR; from the coding sequence ATGGAGATCATCGAGAACTCGAAGCTCACCGTCGTCGGAGCGGGAAGCGTGGGGTCGAGCGTCGCGTACGCCGCGCTCATCCGCGGATCGGCTCGTCATGTCGCGCTCTACGACATCGCGACCGAGAAGGTGGAGGCCGAGGTGCTCGACCTCGCCCACGGTACGCAGTTCACCGGGTCCAGCGACATCATCGGCGGCAGCGACATCTCGGTGGCGGCCGGTTCGCACGTCGTGGTCATCACCGCCGGTGCGAAGCAGAAGCCCGGACAGACCCGCATCGAGCTCGCCGAGGTCAACGCAGGGATCATCCGCCGCATGATGCCCGACCTGCTCGCGGTCGCCCCGAACGCGGTCTACGTGATCGTGACGAACCCCTGCGACGTGCTCACGGTCATCGCCCAGGAGGAGACCGGGCTTCCTCCGGAGCGGATCTTCGCGTCGGGTACCGTGCTCGACACGTCGCGGCTGCGCTGGAAGCTCGGGCAGCGCGCGGGTGTGTCGACGGCCAGCGTGCACGCCCACATCATCGGCGAGCACGGCGACACCGAGTTCCCGCTCTGGTCTCGTGCGACCATCGGCACGGTGCCGATCCTGGAGTGGGAGACGCCCGACCACCCGCGCTTCACGATGGAGGAGCTGCAGGAGATCGCGGTCGACGTGCGCGACGCCGCCTACAAGGTCATCCTGGGCAAGGGCGCCACCAACTACGCGATCGGACTCTCGAGTGCACGCATCGTCGAGGCGATCCTGCGCGATGAGCACGCCGTGATGCCGGTGAGCACGGTGCTGCGCGACTTCCACGGGCTCGACGGCGTCGCCCTCTCCGTGCCGTCGATCGTGAGCGCGAAGGGTGCCGTGCCGATCCGGAACACGTCGTTCTCGGACCACGAGCTCGGGCTGCTCCGTCAGTCCGCGGATGCGCTGCAGGCGGCCGCGGCCGACCTGCGCCGCTGA
- a CDS encoding helix-turn-helix transcriptional regulator, whose protein sequence is MDRDALAEFLLRRREALTPADVGLSTGPRRRTAGLRREEVAQLATMSTDYYTRLEQRRGPQPSVQILAALARALRLTEDERDYLFRLCGHSAPDRAHVTDYVRPGILRVLDRLHDTPAFVVSVLDEVLVQNDASRTLIGDAGGLTGLDRSGIYRWFAHPELERRRYREVDHPRQSRALVASLRAAHGVMGARSRAGEIVAELSARSPEFVELWDAHEVSRRFEQHKVMVHPELGEIEVDCQALFTEDESQALIVLTAAPGSEAASKLEFLRVLGTQNV, encoded by the coding sequence GTGGACCGTGATGCACTGGCCGAATTCCTCCTTCGTCGACGCGAAGCCCTGACGCCCGCCGACGTCGGCCTGTCGACGGGGCCGCGGCGTCGCACGGCGGGGTTGCGCCGCGAGGAGGTCGCGCAGCTGGCCACGATGTCGACCGACTACTACACGCGTCTGGAGCAGCGGCGGGGTCCGCAGCCGAGCGTGCAGATCCTCGCCGCACTGGCCCGTGCGCTGCGGCTGACCGAGGACGAGCGGGACTACCTGTTCCGACTCTGCGGACACAGTGCCCCCGACCGGGCGCATGTGACCGACTATGTGCGACCCGGCATCCTCCGAGTGCTCGACCGTCTGCATGACACACCGGCGTTCGTGGTGTCCGTCCTCGACGAGGTGCTCGTGCAGAACGACGCCTCGCGGACGCTGATCGGCGATGCGGGCGGGCTCACGGGACTCGATCGCAGCGGCATCTACCGCTGGTTCGCCCATCCCGAGCTCGAACGTCGTCGCTACCGCGAGGTGGATCATCCCCGGCAGTCGCGCGCGCTCGTCGCATCGTTGCGCGCCGCCCACGGGGTGATGGGTGCGCGTTCGAGGGCCGGGGAGATCGTCGCCGAGCTGTCGGCCCGCAGCCCGGAGTTCGTGGAGCTCTGGGACGCGCACGAGGTGAGCCGCCGGTTCGAGCAGCACAAGGTGATGGTGCACCCCGAGCTGGGCGAGATCGAGGTCGACTGCCAGGCGCTGTTCACCGAGGACGAGTCCCAGGCGCTGATCGTGCTGACCGCGGCGCCCGGCAGCGAGGCGGCGAGCAAGCTCGAGTTCCTGCGGGTGCTGGGCACGCAGAACGTCTGA
- the aceE gene encoding pyruvate dehydrogenase (acetyl-transferring), homodimeric type, with protein MTVHDQDPYSQGPLDSDPEETGEWQQSLDELVDAKGHGRGREIMLSLLKRSKELHLGVPMVPTTDYINTIASENEPEFPGDEEVERRYRAWIRWNAAITVHRAQRPGIGVGGHISTYASSAALYEVGFNHFFKGADNPGGADQIFIQGHASPGTYARSFLEGRLSEDQLDGFRQEKSHAPNGIPSYPHPRLMPEYWQFPTVSMGLGPINAIYQAMSNKYLENRGIKDTSQSHVWAFLGDGEMDEVESRGQLQVAANEGLDNLTFIVNCNLQRLDGPVRGNGKIIQELESFFRGAGWNVIKVVWGREWDDLLARDTEGALLNLMNVTPDGDYQTYKAESGAYVREHFFGRDERAAALVKDYSDEDIWNLKRGGHDYRKVYAAFKAATEHKGKPTVILAKTVKGYGLGPHFEGRNATHQMKKMTLDNLKTFRDAMHIPITDSQLEENPYLPPYYNPGPQDETIQYMLERRQALGGYLPERRSTHVGLSLPDDSAYALPKKGSGTQEIATTMAFVRLLKDLLRSKDFGHRIVPIIPDEARTFGMDAYFPSAKIYNPNGQHYTSVDRELLLAYKESPQGQIVHVGINEAGALAAFTAAGTSYATHGEPLIPIYLFYSMFGFQRTGDAQWAAGDQMARGFIMGATAGRTTLTGEGLQHADGHSHLLAATNPATVSYDPAYGYEIAHIMRSGLERMYGGNHEDPNVMYYITLYNEPMVMPAEPENADVDGIVRGIHRVSVGEGEGPRAQLFASGVGLAWALEAQQLLKNDWGVIADVWSVTSWTELRRDGLAADEHNFLHPEEEPRTAYLTQKLQGAEGPVVAVSDFMHAVQDQIRPWVPNRFATLGADGFGFSDTRAAARRFFKIDGPSIVVRTLQSLAEDGVVDRSLAAQAIQKYSLHDVNAGTSGNAGGES; from the coding sequence GTGACCGTGCACGACCAGGATCCGTACTCCCAGGGCCCCCTCGACAGCGATCCGGAGGAGACCGGCGAGTGGCAGCAGTCCCTCGATGAGCTGGTCGATGCCAAGGGCCATGGCCGAGGCCGCGAGATCATGCTCAGCCTGCTCAAGCGCTCGAAGGAGCTGCACCTGGGCGTGCCGATGGTCCCGACGACGGACTACATCAACACCATCGCCTCGGAGAACGAGCCCGAGTTCCCGGGCGACGAAGAGGTCGAGCGTCGCTACCGCGCCTGGATCCGGTGGAACGCCGCGATCACGGTGCACCGCGCGCAGCGCCCCGGCATCGGTGTCGGTGGCCACATCTCGACGTACGCCTCCTCGGCAGCTCTGTACGAGGTCGGCTTCAACCACTTCTTCAAGGGGGCCGACAACCCCGGCGGCGCGGACCAGATCTTCATCCAGGGTCACGCTTCCCCCGGCACCTACGCCCGTTCCTTCCTCGAGGGACGCCTGAGCGAGGACCAGCTCGACGGTTTCCGCCAGGAGAAGTCGCACGCCCCGAACGGCATCCCCTCCTACCCGCACCCGCGTCTGATGCCGGAGTACTGGCAGTTCCCGACCGTCTCCATGGGTCTCGGTCCGATCAACGCCATCTACCAGGCGATGTCGAACAAGTACCTCGAGAACCGTGGCATCAAGGACACGTCGCAGTCGCACGTGTGGGCATTCCTCGGCGACGGCGAGATGGACGAGGTCGAGAGCCGCGGCCAGCTGCAGGTCGCCGCCAACGAGGGCCTCGACAACCTCACGTTCATCGTCAACTGCAACCTGCAGCGCCTCGACGGCCCGGTGCGCGGCAACGGCAAGATCATCCAGGAGCTCGAGTCGTTCTTCCGCGGTGCGGGCTGGAACGTCATCAAGGTCGTCTGGGGTCGCGAATGGGACGACCTGCTCGCCCGCGACACCGAGGGTGCGCTGCTCAACCTGATGAACGTCACCCCCGACGGTGACTACCAGACGTACAAGGCCGAGTCCGGCGCCTACGTCCGCGAGCACTTCTTCGGACGCGATGAGCGTGCCGCCGCCCTCGTCAAGGACTACTCCGACGAGGACATCTGGAACCTCAAGCGCGGTGGCCACGACTACCGCAAGGTCTATGCCGCGTTCAAGGCAGCGACCGAGCACAAGGGCAAGCCCACCGTCATCCTCGCGAAGACCGTCAAGGGCTACGGCCTCGGTCCGCACTTCGAGGGCCGCAACGCGACCCACCAGATGAAGAAGATGACGCTGGACAACCTCAAGACGTTCCGCGACGCGATGCACATCCCGATCACGGATTCGCAGCTCGAGGAGAACCCGTACCTGCCCCCGTACTACAACCCGGGCCCCCAGGACGAGACCATCCAGTACATGCTCGAGCGTCGCCAGGCTCTCGGCGGGTACCTGCCGGAGCGCCGTTCCACCCACGTCGGACTGTCGCTCCCGGACGACTCGGCCTACGCCCTGCCCAAGAAGGGCTCCGGCACGCAGGAGATCGCCACGACCATGGCGTTCGTCCGTCTGCTGAAGGACCTGCTGCGCTCGAAGGACTTCGGCCACCGCATCGTCCCGATCATCCCGGACGAGGCTCGTACGTTCGGAATGGACGCCTACTTCCCGTCGGCGAAGATCTACAACCCGAACGGCCAGCACTACACGTCGGTCGACCGCGAACTCCTCCTCGCCTACAAGGAGAGCCCGCAGGGCCAGATCGTGCACGTCGGCATCAACGAGGCGGGCGCCCTCGCGGCGTTCACCGCGGCCGGCACGTCGTACGCCACGCACGGCGAGCCGCTGATCCCGATCTACCTCTTCTACTCGATGTTCGGATTCCAGCGCACCGGCGACGCCCAGTGGGCGGCCGGCGACCAGATGGCCCGCGGGTTCATCATGGGCGCGACGGCAGGTCGCACCACCCTCACGGGTGAGGGCCTGCAGCACGCCGACGGTCACTCGCACCTGCTCGCCGCCACCAACCCGGCGACGGTCTCGTACGACCCGGCCTACGGCTACGAGATCGCGCACATCATGCGCTCCGGTCTCGAGCGCATGTACGGCGGCAACCACGAAGACCCGAACGTCATGTACTACATCACGCTCTACAACGAGCCGATGGTGATGCCCGCCGAGCCGGAGAACGCGGACGTCGACGGCATCGTGCGCGGTATCCACCGCGTCTCGGTCGGCGAGGGCGAGGGCCCCCGCGCCCAGCTCTTCGCGTCGGGCGTCGGACTCGCCTGGGCCCTCGAGGCGCAGCAGCTGCTGAAGAACGACTGGGGCGTGATCGCCGACGTCTGGTCGGTCACCTCCTGGACCGAGCTGCGCCGCGACGGCCTCGCCGCCGACGAGCACAACTTCCTGCACCCGGAGGAAGAGCCCCGCACCGCGTACCTCACCCAGAAGCTCCAGGGTGCCGAGGGACCGGTCGTCGCGGTCAGCGACTTCATGCACGCGGTGCAGGACCAGATCCGTCCGTGGGTCCCGAACCGTTTCGCCACGCTCGGTGCGGACGGCTTCGGCTTCTCCGACACGCGTGCCGCCGCACGTCGCTTCTTCAAGATCGACGGCCCGTCGATCGTCGTCCGCACGCTGCAGTCGCTCGCCGAGGACGGGGTCGTCGACCGTTCTCTCGCCGCACAGGCCATCCAGAAGTACAGCCTGCACGATGTGAACGCCGGGACCAGCGGCAACGCGGGCGGCGAAAGCTGA
- a CDS encoding PucR family transcriptional regulator gives MDKAATLTWLRRISGDIASVTIKRLEDTLPWYADMPPARRSAVGLVAQAGITSFIQWYEDPTSTPWIAADIFAAAPRELLRSVSLQQTLQLIRVTVEVTEERVAGRGDDLREAILLYSRDVAFAAADVYARAAEARGLWDARLEALVVDSILTGEADEELPSRIAALGWHGHGEVAVLVGTTPPQFDVDLVRRTARKLAVDVLIGVQGSRLVLVLGRARVEGQEGEEEELGFQEIAARLEPSFGPGYVVLGPAVAALVDASQSARAALAGFAVARAWRGAPRPVEADDLLPERALAGDPLAKQTLIERIFRPLQAHSTDLVTTLWSYLDNGRSLEATARELFVHPNTVRYRLKRVSEVIGWDATGPREALILQTALILGSIGAAEQVRRRVPLRRPQR, from the coding sequence ATGGACAAGGCCGCGACGCTCACCTGGCTGCGCCGGATCTCCGGTGACATCGCCTCGGTGACGATCAAGCGCCTGGAGGACACCCTCCCGTGGTACGCCGACATGCCACCAGCCCGCCGCTCTGCGGTCGGGCTGGTGGCCCAGGCGGGCATCACGTCGTTCATCCAGTGGTACGAAGACCCCACCTCCACCCCGTGGATCGCGGCCGACATCTTCGCCGCCGCTCCGCGTGAGCTGCTGCGCAGCGTCAGCCTCCAGCAGACGCTGCAGCTCATCCGCGTGACCGTCGAGGTCACGGAGGAGCGCGTCGCCGGCCGCGGGGACGATCTCCGCGAGGCGATCCTGCTCTACTCCCGCGACGTCGCCTTCGCCGCGGCGGACGTGTACGCCCGGGCCGCCGAAGCACGCGGCCTCTGGGATGCGCGTCTGGAAGCACTCGTCGTCGACTCGATCCTCACGGGCGAGGCCGACGAGGAGCTCCCGAGCCGGATCGCCGCGCTCGGCTGGCACGGTCACGGTGAGGTCGCCGTCCTCGTCGGCACGACCCCGCCGCAGTTCGACGTCGACCTCGTCCGCCGGACGGCGCGGAAGCTCGCCGTCGATGTGCTCATCGGCGTGCAGGGCTCCCGTCTCGTCCTCGTGCTCGGCCGCGCCCGCGTCGAAGGCCAGGAGGGCGAGGAAGAGGAGCTCGGCTTCCAGGAGATCGCCGCCCGCCTCGAACCGTCGTTCGGCCCCGGGTACGTCGTGCTCGGCCCGGCCGTCGCCGCGCTGGTGGACGCGAGCCAGAGCGCGCGTGCCGCCCTCGCGGGTTTCGCCGTCGCCCGCGCCTGGCGCGGAGCTCCCCGTCCCGTCGAGGCGGACGACCTGCTCCCGGAGCGTGCTCTCGCCGGAGACCCGCTCGCGAAGCAGACGCTGATCGAGCGCATCTTCCGCCCCCTGCAGGCACACTCCACCGACCTCGTCACCACGCTGTGGAGCTACCTCGACAACGGGCGCTCCCTCGAGGCGACGGCTCGCGAGCTGTTCGTGCACCCCAACACGGTGCGCTACCGCCTCAAGCGCGTCAGCGAGGTCATCGGCTGGGATGCCACCGGCCCCCGCGAGGCTCTCATCCTGCAGACGGCCCTGATCCTCGGCTCGATCGGTGCCGCGGAGCAGGTGCGTCGCCGCGTGCCGCTCCGACGCCCGCAGCGCTGA
- a CDS encoding SDR family oxidoreductase encodes MDISGNTIFIPGATSGIGLALALRLHERDNTVIVGGRRQDRLTSIAAEHPGIHTVRIDTTDAGSIAEASRAVLAAHPALNVLITMAGVMRAEDWTTPSGFLETAEETVTTNVLGPIRLIAAFIDHLRAQQDATIMTVSSGLAFAPLRVTPTYNASKAAIHMLSESLRLQLAGTSVSVLELEPPAVRTPLMPGHEDNEAAMPLDEFIDEVTALIESQPDATEIQVERVKFLRYGEARGDYDQVVATLNRTDPHGR; translated from the coding sequence ATGGACATCAGCGGAAACACCATCTTCATCCCCGGCGCGACCAGCGGCATCGGTCTCGCCCTCGCTCTGCGCCTGCACGAACGCGACAACACCGTCATCGTGGGCGGGCGCCGACAGGACCGGCTCACCTCGATCGCCGCGGAGCACCCCGGCATCCACACGGTCCGGATCGACACGACGGATGCCGGCAGCATCGCCGAGGCCTCCCGGGCCGTGCTCGCCGCGCATCCTGCACTCAACGTGCTCATCACGATGGCCGGCGTCATGCGCGCCGAGGACTGGACCACGCCCTCCGGATTCCTGGAGACCGCGGAGGAGACGGTCACCACCAACGTCCTCGGCCCGATCCGCCTCATCGCCGCGTTCATCGACCACCTGCGTGCGCAGCAGGACGCGACGATCATGACCGTGTCTTCGGGGCTCGCCTTCGCCCCGCTGCGCGTGACGCCCACGTACAACGCCAGCAAGGCCGCGATCCACATGCTGAGCGAGTCGCTGCGGCTGCAGCTCGCGGGGACGAGCGTCTCGGTGCTCGAGCTCGAGCCGCCGGCAGTCCGCACGCCCCTCATGCCGGGTCACGAGGACAACGAGGCGGCGATGCCGCTGGACGAGTTCATCGACGAGGTGACGGCACTGATCGAGTCGCAGCCCGACGCCACCGAGATCCAGGTCGAGCGGGTGAAGTTCCTCCGCTACGGCGAGGCGCGGGGCGACTACGACCAGGTCGTCGCGACGCTGAACCGGACCGACCCGCACGGACGGTGA
- a CDS encoding ACP S-malonyltransferase, with translation MIVVVCPGQGSQTPGFLAPWLELDGVAERLAAYSDAAEVDLREHGTVSDADTIRDTRIAQPLIVAASLIAADALTQRAGRRADGTAGHSVGEIAALVGSGVIDAETGMRLVGIRGRAMADAAAQEQTGMSAVLGGDEEALLARLAELDLSPANYNGGGQIVVAGALPALAALAEEPLKGTRVVPLQVAGAFHTRYMASAVAALRDAVADVTPANPDITLWTNRDGSVVADGAQALSYLVDQVSSPVRWDLCMQSFADAGVTGVIELAPAGALVGLAKRGLRGVPTVAVKTPEDLDAAVALLNGEAA, from the coding sequence GTGATTGTCGTCGTATGCCCTGGACAGGGCTCGCAGACCCCCGGATTCCTCGCCCCCTGGCTCGAGCTCGACGGGGTGGCCGAGCGCCTCGCCGCGTACTCGGACGCCGCCGAGGTCGATCTTCGCGAACACGGCACCGTGTCCGACGCGGACACGATCCGCGACACGCGCATCGCGCAGCCGCTGATCGTCGCCGCCTCGCTCATCGCGGCTGACGCGCTGACGCAGCGGGCCGGTCGTCGTGCCGACGGCACCGCGGGACACTCGGTCGGCGAGATCGCCGCCCTCGTGGGCAGCGGCGTGATCGATGCCGAGACCGGCATGCGCCTGGTCGGCATCCGCGGCCGCGCCATGGCCGATGCCGCCGCTCAGGAGCAGACCGGCATGAGCGCGGTTCTCGGCGGTGACGAGGAGGCGCTTCTCGCCCGTCTCGCCGAGCTCGACCTCTCCCCCGCCAACTACAACGGCGGCGGACAGATCGTGGTCGCCGGCGCACTTCCCGCCCTCGCGGCCCTCGCCGAGGAGCCCCTCAAGGGCACCCGCGTCGTCCCGCTCCAGGTCGCCGGCGCGTTCCACACCCGGTACATGGCCTCCGCGGTCGCCGCCCTCCGCGACGCCGTCGCCGACGTCACGCCCGCGAACCCCGACATCACGCTGTGGACCAACCGCGACGGCTCCGTCGTGGCGGACGGCGCCCAGGCGCTCAGCTACCTCGTCGATCAGGTGTCCTCGCCGGTGCGCTGGGACCTGTGCATGCAGTCCTTCGCCGACGCCGGTGTCACCGGTGTGATCGAGCTCGCCCCCGCCGGCGCCCTGGTCGGGCTGGCCAAGCGCGGCCTCCGAGGCGTGCCGACCGTCGCGGTGAAGACCCCCGAAGATCTTGATGCAGCCGTCGCGCTGCTGAACGGAGAAGCCGCATGA
- a CDS encoding aldo/keto reductase, whose protein sequence is MTAQPVVPTFTAHNGFALPAIGLGTYALNGDAGADAVAGGIGAGYRLIDTAFNYENEGSVGRGVAASDVDRAEIIVTTKLPGRHHPSEKARTSIEESRSRLGLDATDLHLIHWPNPSQDEYVQAWAALVDAQARGVVRQIGVSNFLPEHLERIEHETGVRPVVNQIEVHPYFPQEEQIAYHREHGILTEAWSPLGRARELLDEAVIREVAAAHDITAAQTVLAWHVARGAVSIPKASSLEHQVANLAAAEIVLDDAEVAAITALGRADGRLFGADPRTHEES, encoded by the coding sequence GTGACCGCTCAGCCCGTCGTCCCCACCTTCACCGCCCACAACGGATTCGCGCTGCCGGCGATCGGCCTCGGCACGTATGCGCTCAACGGCGATGCCGGAGCCGACGCGGTCGCCGGGGGCATCGGCGCCGGGTACCGCCTCATCGACACCGCTTTCAACTACGAGAACGAGGGATCGGTCGGACGCGGGGTCGCGGCGTCCGACGTCGACCGCGCGGAGATCATCGTCACCACGAAGCTGCCCGGGCGGCATCACCCGTCGGAGAAGGCGCGCACCAGCATCGAGGAGAGCCGCTCGCGTCTCGGCCTCGACGCGACGGACCTGCACCTCATCCACTGGCCGAACCCCAGCCAGGACGAGTACGTCCAGGCCTGGGCCGCTCTCGTCGACGCGCAGGCGCGCGGGGTCGTCCGGCAGATCGGCGTCTCGAACTTCCTGCCGGAGCACCTGGAGCGCATCGAGCACGAGACCGGTGTCCGTCCCGTCGTCAACCAGATCGAGGTGCACCCGTACTTCCCGCAGGAGGAGCAGATCGCGTACCACCGCGAACACGGCATCCTCACCGAGGCGTGGAGTCCCCTCGGACGCGCTCGCGAGCTCCTGGACGAGGCCGTGATCCGCGAGGTCGCCGCCGCGCACGACATCACCGCCGCGCAGACGGTGCTCGCCTGGCACGTCGCCCGCGGCGCCGTGTCGATCCCCAAGGCATCGTCCCTCGAGCATCAGGTGGCGAACCTGGCGGCGGCGGAGATCGTGCTCGACGACGCCGAGGTGGCGGCGATCACCGCGCTCGGGCGTGCCGACGGACGCCTCTTCGGCGCGGACCCGCGGACGCACGAGGAGTCCTGA
- a CDS encoding TIGR01777 family oxidoreductase: MTGRVVISGASGLIGSALADSLRADGVEVTTLVRRAPQSEDEAQWEPGESPLDPEVLAGAEAVVALGGASVGRLPWTRGYRRELIDSRLQATRTLTTALRALRADAPALVSASAVGYYGSAPGEVLTEDSAAGETFLADLTVRWEAEARRAEDHTRVALLRTAPVIHRRGVLKPLVQLTRFGVSGPLGRGTQVWPWISLDDEVAAIRHIIDAKVAGPVNLTGPTPASANDIGRALAARMHRPFWLPVPSWALRFALGDAAESLLLPDADVRPQVLERTGFRFTHRTAAEAVDAAL; the protein is encoded by the coding sequence ATGACGGGACGCGTCGTCATCAGCGGGGCATCCGGGCTGATCGGATCCGCACTCGCCGACAGCCTCCGCGCCGACGGCGTCGAGGTCACCACGCTCGTGCGTCGCGCCCCGCAGTCGGAGGACGAGGCGCAGTGGGAGCCGGGGGAGAGCCCGCTCGATCCCGAGGTGCTGGCGGGAGCGGAAGCCGTCGTCGCCCTCGGCGGTGCCAGCGTCGGACGACTGCCCTGGACGCGTGGCTACCGGCGCGAGCTCATCGACTCCCGCCTGCAGGCCACGCGCACGCTCACCACCGCGCTGCGGGCGCTGCGTGCCGACGCGCCCGCCCTCGTCTCGGCATCAGCGGTCGGCTACTACGGCTCCGCGCCGGGGGAGGTCCTCACGGAGGACTCCGCAGCCGGGGAGACGTTCCTCGCCGATCTCACGGTGCGGTGGGAGGCCGAGGCGCGACGGGCCGAAGACCACACCCGGGTCGCGCTGCTCCGCACCGCTCCCGTCATCCACCGCCGCGGGGTGCTCAAGCCCCTCGTGCAGCTCACGCGTTTCGGAGTCTCCGGGCCGCTCGGACGCGGCACGCAGGTCTGGCCGTGGATCTCCCTCGACGACGAGGTCGCGGCGATCCGGCACATCATCGACGCGAAGGTCGCCGGACCGGTGAACCTCACCGGTCCCACCCCGGCTTCCGCGAACGACATCGGTCGCGCGCTCGCCGCGCGGATGCACCGCCCGTTCTGGCTCCCGGTCCCTTCCTGGGCGCTGCGGTTCGCGCTCGGCGATGCGGCGGAATCGCTGCTCCTCCCGGACGCCGACGTGCGCCCGCAGGTGCTGGAGCGCACGGGATTCCGCTTCACCCACCGGACCGCCGCCGAGGCCGTCGACGCGGCGCTCTGA
- a CDS encoding zinc ribbon domain-containing protein: protein MNASPENQRTLLDIADLDRRIAQAERARTKPSQAGRITELVAIRQEQLRELTTLAGTRDDVRAELKRLESDVAVVEARRNRDAERLAASTNSKDAQALEHELASLARRQSDLEDAELDVMGRLEEAEAALAAQQALLDTTTAEGSSLTAQAKADVAAATELGAQLARDRAAVAESVAPELLAEYSRRAANSAGAALLTRGTCEGCRILLPSTDLNDIRRAPDELVVSCPECGCILVRTEESGLA from the coding sequence GTGAACGCCAGCCCCGAGAACCAGCGCACCCTGCTCGACATCGCCGACCTCGACCGGCGCATCGCGCAGGCCGAGCGCGCCCGCACGAAGCCGAGCCAGGCGGGGCGGATCACCGAACTCGTCGCCATCCGCCAGGAGCAGCTCCGCGAGCTGACGACGCTCGCCGGCACCCGTGACGACGTGCGCGCCGAGCTGAAGCGACTGGAATCGGACGTCGCGGTCGTCGAGGCGCGTCGCAACCGAGACGCCGAGCGGCTCGCCGCATCGACGAACTCGAAGGACGCGCAGGCGCTCGAGCACGAGCTCGCGAGCCTCGCCCGGCGACAGAGCGATCTGGAAGACGCCGAGCTCGACGTCATGGGTCGACTCGAAGAGGCAGAGGCCGCCCTCGCCGCACAGCAGGCGCTCCTCGACACCACGACCGCGGAGGGCTCGTCGCTCACCGCGCAGGCCAAGGCCGATGTCGCCGCGGCGACCGAGCTCGGTGCACAGCTCGCCCGCGATCGTGCCGCCGTCGCCGAGAGCGTGGCGCCGGAACTGCTGGCCGAGTACTCGCGACGGGCCGCGAACAGCGCCGGCGCGGCGCTCCTCACCCGTGGCACCTGCGAGGGCTGCCGCATCCTGCTCCCCAGCACCGACCTGAACGACATCCGCCGCGCTCCGGACGAGCTCGTGGTCTCGTGCCCCGAGTGCGGCTGCATCCTCGTGCGCACCGAGGAGTCCGGGCTCGCATGA